A genome region from Bordetella genomosp. 10 includes the following:
- a CDS encoding SPFH domain-containing protein, producing the protein MLDPSSIVLIVLVLLVVLIIVRAIAIVPQQHAWVVERLGKFDRVLSPGAGFVIPFVERVAYKHSLKEIPLDVPSQVCITRDNTQLQVDGVLYFQVTDPMRASYGSSNYISAITQLSQTTLRSVIGKLELDRTFEEREFINTTIVASLDEAALNWGVKVLRYEIKDLTPPNEILRAMQAQITAEREKRALIAASEGRRQEQINIATGEREAAIARSEGEKQAQINQAQGEAAAVLAIAEATAKAITQVAEAVRQPGGMEAVNLKVAERYVEAFGNVAKQGNTLILPANVADMGSMVATAMSIVKAAPR; encoded by the coding sequence ATGCTCGATCCTTCTTCCATCGTCCTGATAGTCCTGGTCCTGCTCGTGGTGCTGATCATCGTGCGGGCGATCGCCATCGTGCCGCAGCAGCATGCCTGGGTCGTCGAACGGCTCGGCAAGTTCGACCGGGTGCTGTCGCCCGGCGCGGGGTTCGTGATTCCCTTCGTCGAGCGGGTGGCCTACAAGCATTCCCTCAAGGAAATTCCGCTGGACGTGCCCAGCCAGGTCTGCATCACGCGCGACAATACCCAGTTGCAGGTCGACGGCGTGCTGTATTTCCAGGTCACCGATCCGATGCGGGCCTCCTACGGTTCGTCCAACTACATTTCCGCCATCACCCAGTTGTCGCAGACCACGCTGCGTTCGGTGATCGGCAAGCTGGAGCTGGACCGCACTTTCGAAGAGCGCGAGTTCATCAACACCACCATCGTGGCGTCGCTGGACGAGGCGGCCCTGAACTGGGGTGTCAAGGTGCTGCGCTACGAGATCAAGGACCTGACCCCACCCAATGAAATCCTGCGGGCCATGCAGGCGCAGATCACCGCCGAACGCGAGAAGCGCGCGCTGATCGCCGCCTCCGAAGGCCGCCGCCAGGAACAGATCAATATCGCCACCGGTGAACGCGAGGCGGCGATCGCCCGCTCCGAGGGCGAAAAGCAGGCCCAGATCAACCAGGCCCAGGGCGAGGCGGCCGCCGTGCTGGCGATCGCCGAGGCCACCGCCAAGGCCATCACGCAGGTGGCGGAGGCGGTGCGCCAGCCCGGTGGCATGGAGGCCGTCAACCTGAAGGTGGCGGAACGCTACGTCGAGGCCTTCGGCAACGTGGCCAAGCAGGGCAATACCCTGATCCTGCCGGCCAACGTGGCGGATATGGGCAGCATGGTCGCCACGGCGATGTCCATCGTCAAGGCGGCGCCGCGCTAA
- a CDS encoding GGDEF domain-containing protein, which yields MSGPTLMMVVAMLVCLLMLAGLATFARAGVPGVRACIVATSLTVVSVLVIVLQPLLPPFIGIVVGNTMLGAAMALYVVAIRWFFGLAAPIRGLILIVILEAVGLALFWYVWRSFSARTVIISVTHCTLTVAMAVTVLRNRPLHRPAYPYLFALGMSSLQAVAHALRTVVYFLHVDPIEAMHQTSIFQMTFLAVGVFTLPGLTLGMIVMAHDRMLSERENEANTDSVTGVLSRKAWRLLVEKTVARATRGNQRFSLLVLDIDRFRQINDTYGHLLGDAVLRHFTALAAGVLRQEDFIGRIDDERFGILYPDLRIDGALLASEKLLRAVRENACEQGHWSVAYTFSAGLVEWDGQESAQAVAERAGQALRRAREDGRGRIVACPTATSWNVHA from the coding sequence ATGAGCGGCCCCACTCTCATGATGGTCGTCGCGATGCTGGTCTGCCTCCTGATGCTGGCGGGGCTCGCCACCTTCGCGCGCGCCGGCGTTCCCGGCGTGAGGGCATGCATCGTCGCCACCTCGTTGACGGTGGTCTCGGTGCTGGTCATCGTCCTGCAGCCGCTGCTGCCGCCGTTCATCGGCATCGTGGTGGGCAATACCATGCTCGGGGCCGCGATGGCGCTGTACGTGGTCGCGATACGATGGTTCTTCGGCCTCGCCGCTCCCATCCGGGGATTGATCCTGATCGTCATCCTGGAGGCGGTCGGCCTGGCGCTGTTCTGGTACGTGTGGCGCAGTTTCTCGGCCAGGACCGTGATCATTTCGGTCACCCATTGCACCTTGACGGTGGCGATGGCCGTCACGGTGCTGCGCAACCGGCCGCTGCACCGGCCGGCCTATCCGTATCTGTTCGCGCTGGGCATGTCGTCGCTCCAGGCCGTCGCCCACGCCTTGCGCACGGTGGTCTACTTCCTGCACGTGGACCCCATCGAGGCGATGCACCAGACCTCGATCTTCCAGATGACGTTCCTGGCGGTGGGCGTCTTCACGCTGCCGGGCCTCACGCTGGGGATGATCGTCATGGCGCACGACCGCATGCTGTCCGAGCGGGAGAACGAGGCGAATACGGATAGCGTGACCGGCGTGCTGTCGCGCAAGGCGTGGCGGCTGCTGGTGGAGAAGACCGTGGCCCGCGCCACCCGCGGCAACCAGCGGTTCTCCCTGCTGGTGCTGGATATCGATCGCTTCCGGCAGATCAACGACACCTACGGGCACCTGCTGGGCGATGCGGTGCTGCGGCATTTCACCGCGCTGGCGGCGGGCGTGCTGCGCCAGGAGGATTTCATCGGCCGGATCGACGACGAGCGGTTCGGAATCCTCTATCCCGACCTCCGCATCGACGGGGCGCTGCTGGCGAGCGAAAAACTGCTGCGCGCGGTGCGCGAGAACGCGTGCGAGCAAGGCCATTGGTCGGTGGCCTATACCTTCAGCGCGGGCCTGGTGGAGTGGGACGGGCAGGAGAGCGCGCAGGCGGTGGCCGAGCGCGCCGGCCAGGCGCTGCGGCGCGCCAGGGAGGACGGGCGCGGCCGCATCGTGGCATGTCCCACGGCAACATCCTGGAATGTCCATGCGTGA
- the mltG gene encoding endolytic transglycosylase MltG, with translation MKKRPIYYFLLFLLLVVVALAAACGGAWLWMNQPLRMASDRVDFVVDPGLSPRAVAHAANTAGISLWEDGFVWMARLSGRDKLIKAGGYEAVRGDTPWLLLERLARGDVNQRQVTFVEGWSYKQIRQALRDNPDIKQTLDGVDDAEILRRLGSSAASMEGLVFPDTYLFTPGSTDFDILRRGYQEGQRILAQMWDKRSPNTPVGTPYEALVLASIIEKETGHGPDRARVAGVFANRLKENMPLQTDPTVIYGMGDNYEGKLRKRDLQADTPWNTYTRTGLPPTPIASPGRAALLAAVQPEQHKFLYFVSRGNGTSEFSTTLTDHNRNVSRYILGRDRQQ, from the coding sequence ATGAAGAAGCGACCGATTTACTATTTCCTGTTGTTCCTGCTCCTTGTGGTGGTGGCCCTGGCCGCCGCCTGTGGCGGCGCCTGGCTGTGGATGAACCAGCCCTTGCGGATGGCCTCCGACCGGGTGGATTTCGTGGTGGACCCCGGCCTCAGCCCGCGGGCGGTGGCGCATGCCGCCAATACCGCCGGGATCTCGCTGTGGGAGGACGGTTTCGTCTGGATGGCGCGGCTCAGCGGGCGCGACAAGCTGATCAAGGCCGGCGGCTACGAAGCGGTGCGCGGGGACACGCCCTGGCTGCTGCTGGAGCGCCTGGCGCGCGGCGACGTCAACCAGCGCCAGGTCACCTTCGTGGAGGGCTGGAGCTACAAGCAGATCCGCCAGGCCCTGCGCGACAATCCGGATATCAAGCAGACGCTGGACGGCGTCGACGACGCCGAGATCCTGCGCCGCCTCGGATCCAGCGCCGCCAGCATGGAAGGGCTGGTCTTTCCCGATACCTATCTGTTCACGCCGGGCAGCACCGATTTCGATATCCTGCGCCGCGGCTACCAGGAAGGGCAGCGCATACTCGCCCAGATGTGGGACAAGCGCAGCCCCAACACTCCGGTCGGCACACCCTATGAGGCGCTGGTCCTGGCGTCCATCATCGAGAAGGAAACGGGCCACGGCCCGGACCGCGCCCGCGTCGCGGGCGTGTTCGCCAACCGCCTCAAGGAAAACATGCCCTTGCAAACGGATCCCACCGTCATCTACGGCATGGGCGACAATTACGAGGGCAAGCTGCGCAAGCGCGACCTGCAAGCCGATACGCCGTGGAATACGTACACCCGTACCGGCCTGCCGCCCACGCCCATCGCCAGTCCCGGCCGCGCCGCCTTGCTGGCGGCGGTGCAGCCGGAGCAGCACAAGTTTCTTTATTTCGTTTCGCGCGGCAACGGCACCAGCGAGTTTTCCACCACGCTGACGGATCACAACCGTAACGTGTCGCGCTACATCCTGGGACGGGACCGACAGCAATGA
- the mmsB gene encoding 3-hydroxyisobutyrate dehydrogenase, translating into MSKIAFIGLGNMGGPMALNLIKGGHELTVYDLVPASIQAATAAGARAAASAREAVAGAEVVISMLPASRHVEKLYLDDGLLQAVDAAALVIECSTIAPESARKVAAAAQARGIAMIDAPVSGGTGGAAAGTLTFIVGGDAAALERGRPILEKMGKNIFHAGAAGAGQVAKICNNMLLGILMAGTSEALSLGVANGLDPAVLSDIIAKSSGRNWATELYNPWPGVMPQAPASKAYAGGFGTDLMLKDLGLAAEAALSTRSATPLGELARNLYALHSAGGHGKLDFSSIVKLYQAKG; encoded by the coding sequence ATGAGCAAGATCGCTTTTATCGGACTGGGCAATATGGGCGGCCCGATGGCCTTGAACCTGATCAAGGGCGGGCATGAGCTGACGGTCTACGACCTGGTGCCGGCCAGCATCCAGGCGGCCACCGCGGCGGGCGCGCGCGCCGCGGCGTCGGCGCGCGAGGCGGTGGCGGGCGCCGAGGTGGTGATCTCCATGCTGCCGGCCAGCCGGCACGTGGAAAAGCTGTACCTGGACGACGGCTTGCTGCAAGCCGTCGACGCCGCCGCGCTGGTCATCGAATGCAGCACCATCGCGCCGGAAAGCGCGCGCAAGGTGGCCGCGGCGGCGCAGGCGCGCGGCATCGCCATGATCGACGCGCCGGTGTCGGGCGGCACCGGCGGCGCGGCGGCCGGCACGCTTACCTTCATCGTCGGCGGCGACGCGGCCGCCCTCGAACGCGGCAGGCCCATCCTGGAAAAAATGGGCAAGAACATCTTCCATGCCGGCGCGGCGGGCGCCGGCCAGGTGGCGAAGATCTGCAACAACATGCTGTTGGGGATACTCATGGCCGGGACGTCGGAGGCCTTGTCGCTGGGCGTGGCCAATGGCCTGGATCCCGCGGTGCTGTCCGATATCATCGCCAAGAGCTCGGGCCGCAATTGGGCGACCGAACTGTACAACCCCTGGCCGGGCGTCATGCCGCAGGCGCCCGCGTCCAAGGCGTATGCCGGCGGCTTCGGCACCGACCTCATGCTCAAGGACCTGGGCCTGGCGGCGGAGGCGGCGCTGTCGACCCGTTCGGCCACGCCGCTGGGCGAACTGGCGCGCAACCTGTACGCGCTGCATAGCGCGGGCGGCCACGGCAAGCTGGATTTTTCCAGCATCGTGAAGCTCTACCAGGCGAAGGGCTAG
- a CDS encoding VIT1/CCC1 transporter family protein: MPSKEHHRIFRSNWLRAAVLGANDGIVSTASLIGGVAAASGGQHAILTAGLAGLIAGALSMAAGEYVSVKSQSDVEHADLRLEQRSLKGNSAMELEELTEIYIARGLTRELAGQVARALTAHDALDAHARDELGISVSSRARPVQAAFASACSFAGGALVPLLLALALPASWLLGGVIAGSVAGLALLGVVAAWAGGAPKRIAALRVTVLGALAMAITAGVGSLFGAAR; the protein is encoded by the coding sequence ATGCCGTCGAAGGAACACCATCGCATTTTCCGCAGCAACTGGCTGCGCGCCGCCGTGCTGGGCGCCAATGACGGCATCGTGTCGACGGCCAGCCTGATCGGCGGCGTGGCCGCGGCGTCCGGCGGCCAGCATGCCATCCTGACGGCGGGCTTGGCCGGCCTGATCGCCGGGGCCTTGTCCATGGCGGCCGGCGAATATGTCTCGGTCAAGTCGCAGTCCGACGTCGAGCACGCCGACCTGCGGCTGGAACAGCGCTCGCTCAAGGGCAATTCGGCGATGGAGCTGGAGGAGTTGACGGAGATCTACATCGCGCGCGGCCTGACGCGCGAACTGGCCGGCCAGGTTGCCCGCGCCCTGACGGCGCACGACGCCCTGGACGCGCATGCGCGCGACGAACTGGGCATTTCCGTGAGCAGCAGGGCGCGGCCGGTGCAGGCCGCTTTCGCCTCCGCCTGTAGCTTCGCCGGCGGCGCCCTGGTGCCGCTGCTGCTGGCGCTCGCCTTGCCGGCGTCCTGGCTGCTGGGCGGCGTGATCGCGGGTTCGGTGGCCGGACTGGCCCTGCTGGGCGTGGTCGCCGCATGGGCCGGCGGCGCGCCCAAGCGCATCGCCGCCTTGCGCGTGACGGTGCTCGGCGCCCTGGCGATGGCCATCACGGCGGGCGTGGGCTCGTTGTTCGGCGCCGCGCGCTGA
- the smpB gene encoding SsrA-binding protein SmpB, which produces MSIIDNRKASHEYFIEDRYEAGLVLEGWEVKAIRDNRVQLSDSHVIVRNGELFLLNMHVSPLPTASTHIHPDATRTRKLLLKAEEISKLIGKVEQRGYTLVPLNLHYKNGRIKLDFALGRGKKLHDKRDTARDKDWAREKERLMKHDTRNARRGD; this is translated from the coding sequence ATGAGCATTATCGATAATCGCAAAGCAAGCCACGAATACTTCATCGAGGACCGCTACGAGGCCGGCCTGGTCCTGGAGGGCTGGGAGGTCAAGGCCATACGCGACAACCGCGTGCAGTTGAGCGACAGCCACGTGATCGTGCGCAATGGCGAACTGTTCCTCCTCAATATGCACGTCAGCCCGCTGCCGACGGCGTCCACCCACATCCATCCGGACGCCACGCGCACCCGCAAGCTGCTGCTGAAGGCAGAGGAAATCAGCAAGCTGATCGGCAAGGTGGAACAACGCGGCTATACCCTGGTGCCGCTGAATCTCCACTACAAGAACGGCCGCATCAAGCTGGACTTCGCGCTGGGCCGCGGCAAGAAGCTGCACGACAAGCGCGACACCGCGCGCGACAAGGACTGGGCGCGCGAGAAGGAACGCCTGATGAAGCACGACACGCGCAACGCGCGCCGCGGCGACTGA
- a CDS encoding acyl-CoA dehydrogenase family protein, whose product MDLDLTEEQRAYAQAAREFAEGELAPHAARWDAEGIFPKEVFHKAGELGFCGLYASAAIGGLELPRLDATLVFEEMAAVDPSTTAFLTIHNMAAWMVGNWGGARVREEWGSALTSGARLASYCLTEPGSGSDAASLRTAAAGTPDGAHYVLNGAKAFISGGGDTDLLIVMARTGGGGAGGVSAFAVPADSPGISYGRKEEKMGWNSQSTRAIVFENVKVPADHMLGEPGQGFKLAMKGLDGGRINIATCSVGAAQGALDAARRYMLERRQFGARLAEFQALQFKLADMATHLVAARQMVRLAACKLDAGAADAAAYCAMAKRFATDMGFQICLDAQQIHGGYGYLRDYPLERLVRDTRVHQILEGTNEIMRVIVARQLLEKGAELR is encoded by the coding sequence GTGGATCTGGATCTGACCGAGGAACAGCGGGCCTATGCCCAGGCGGCGCGCGAATTCGCCGAGGGCGAGCTGGCCCCGCATGCGGCGCGCTGGGACGCCGAGGGGATTTTCCCCAAGGAAGTCTTCCACAAGGCGGGCGAACTGGGGTTTTGCGGGCTGTACGCCAGCGCCGCCATCGGCGGCCTGGAACTGCCGCGCCTGGACGCCACCCTGGTGTTCGAGGAAATGGCGGCGGTCGACCCGTCCACCACCGCCTTCCTGACGATCCACAACATGGCCGCCTGGATGGTGGGGAATTGGGGCGGCGCCCGCGTGCGCGAGGAATGGGGATCGGCGCTGACTTCCGGCGCCAGGCTGGCGTCCTATTGCCTGACCGAGCCCGGCTCGGGTTCCGACGCCGCGTCGCTGCGCACCGCCGCCGCCGGGACGCCGGATGGGGCGCACTACGTCCTGAACGGCGCCAAGGCCTTTATTTCGGGCGGCGGCGACACCGATCTGCTGATCGTCATGGCGCGCACGGGCGGCGGCGGCGCGGGCGGCGTCAGCGCCTTCGCCGTGCCGGCCGACTCGCCGGGGATCTCCTATGGCCGCAAGGAAGAAAAAATGGGCTGGAACAGCCAGTCCACGCGCGCCATCGTCTTCGAAAACGTGAAGGTGCCGGCCGACCACATGCTGGGCGAGCCGGGGCAGGGCTTCAAGTTGGCCATGAAGGGCCTGGACGGCGGGCGCATCAACATCGCCACCTGCTCGGTGGGCGCGGCCCAGGGCGCGCTGGACGCGGCGCGCCGATACATGCTGGAACGCCGGCAGTTCGGCGCGCGCCTGGCGGAATTCCAGGCGCTGCAATTCAAGCTGGCCGACATGGCCACCCACCTGGTGGCGGCGCGCCAGATGGTGCGCCTGGCCGCCTGCAAACTGGACGCGGGCGCGGCCGACGCCGCCGCCTATTGCGCCATGGCCAAGCGCTTCGCCACCGACATGGGTTTCCAGATCTGCCTGGACGCGCAGCAGATACATGGTGGTTACGGATATTTGCGGGACTATCCGCTTGAGCGTCTGGTGCGCGATACTCGCGTGCACCAGATCCTGGAAGGGACCAACGAGATCATGCGCGTGATCGTGGCCCGCCAGTTGTTGGAAAAAGGAGCAGAACTACGATGA
- the ygfZ gene encoding CAF17-like 4Fe-4S cluster assembly/insertion protein YgfZ — MHAFFEAIPDSAQGLAHCAPLPDLQVVSASGADAIAFLHGQLTQDLTGLDSARAALAGYCTAKGRLLATMVMWREAEHAGVHAAAPGAAAQAAGTAGATDAAVVPPPAVFHALVRADVAPAVVKRLGMFVLRAKAKLALSPLRVAAVWGARDIEALGRAAGGELPRTAWQRADLPSGTWIAAPGAGATAGARWWWIASDAQLDRLESPDNALLNSLTLGDADHWRADDLAAGVPWIGAQTQDMFIPQTVNLDLVGGVSFTKGCYPGQEVVARSHYRGTVKRRMAYGVVAGIAAADVAPGTDVYDAAQPNEPCGRVVDAAGAPDAAVLFETTLSALEGGGLRLGAIDGAAIDVRPLPYALA; from the coding sequence ATGCATGCTTTCTTCGAAGCCATTCCCGATTCCGCCCAAGGCCTCGCGCATTGCGCGCCCCTGCCCGATCTGCAGGTCGTCAGCGCCAGCGGCGCCGACGCCATCGCCTTCCTGCACGGCCAACTGACTCAGGACCTGACCGGGCTGGACAGCGCCCGCGCGGCCCTGGCCGGCTATTGCACCGCCAAGGGACGCCTGCTGGCGACCATGGTGATGTGGCGCGAAGCCGAACACGCGGGCGTGCACGCCGCGGCCCCGGGCGCGGCGGCGCAGGCAGCCGGCACGGCGGGGGCGACGGACGCGGCGGTCGTCCCGCCGCCCGCCGTTTTCCATGCCCTGGTGCGCGCGGACGTCGCGCCCGCGGTGGTCAAGCGCCTGGGCATGTTCGTGCTGCGCGCCAAGGCCAAGCTCGCGCTGTCGCCCTTGCGCGTCGCCGCCGTCTGGGGCGCGCGGGACATCGAGGCCCTGGGCCGCGCCGCCGGCGGCGAACTGCCGCGCACGGCCTGGCAGCGCGCCGATCTTCCCAGCGGCACCTGGATCGCGGCGCCCGGCGCCGGCGCCACGGCGGGCGCCCGCTGGTGGTGGATCGCCAGCGACGCCCAGCTCGACCGGCTGGAGTCGCCCGACAACGCGCTGCTGAACAGCCTGACGCTGGGCGACGCCGACCACTGGCGGGCCGACGATCTCGCCGCCGGCGTGCCCTGGATAGGCGCGCAAACCCAGGACATGTTCATTCCCCAGACCGTCAACCTGGACCTCGTCGGCGGCGTCAGCTTCACCAAGGGCTGCTATCCCGGCCAGGAAGTCGTCGCGCGCAGCCATTACCGCGGCACCGTGAAGCGCCGCATGGCCTACGGCGTCGTCGCCGGCATAGCGGCGGCCGACGTGGCGCCCGGCACGGACGTCTACGACGCCGCCCAGCCCAACGAGCCCTGCGGCCGCGTCGTCGACGCCGCCGGCGCGCCGGATGCCGCCGTTCTGTTCGAGACCACGCTGTCCGCGCTGGAAGGCGGCGGCTTGCGCCTGGGAGCGATCGACGGGGCCGCGATCGACGTGCGGCCCTTGCCCTACGCGCTGGCCTGA
- a CDS encoding type II toxin-antitoxin system RatA family toxin, whose product MHKVQRSVLVPYSDAQMFELVAGVEKYPEFMPWCGGAEVRSRDEHGMEASIVISFAGLKQRFSTRNKHVFPERIDLELVDGPFSMLVGHWYFQALSPDACKVLFTMEYEFSNRALEMVVGPVFNRIATSFIDSFTKRAQAVYGE is encoded by the coding sequence ATGCACAAAGTCCAACGATCCGTCCTCGTGCCATACAGCGACGCCCAGATGTTCGAACTGGTGGCCGGGGTGGAAAAATACCCTGAATTCATGCCGTGGTGCGGCGGCGCCGAAGTCCGTTCGCGCGACGAACATGGCATGGAAGCATCCATCGTCATCAGCTTCGCCGGGCTCAAGCAGCGTTTCAGCACCCGCAACAAGCACGTCTTTCCGGAGCGCATCGACCTGGAGCTGGTCGACGGGCCGTTTTCCATGCTGGTGGGCCACTGGTATTTCCAGGCGCTGTCGCCGGACGCATGCAAGGTGCTGTTCACCATGGAATACGAGTTCTCCAACCGGGCGCTGGAGATGGTGGTGGGGCCGGTGTTCAACCGCATCGCCACCAGCTTCATCGATTCCTTCACCAAGCGGGCCCAGGCCGTCTATGGCGAATGA
- a CDS encoding GGDEF domain-containing protein gives MVGVTTLFIVMGLASVLMLGVLGSLARSGIPGVNACIQASFATALGILLISAQPMLPPVIGIIVANMLMGVGMLLYLAAVRQFFGRSVPVTASVVALVVQFTGLVLFWYVWRDFTARVLLVSIMYSVLAAAVGITVLRNTPYGRPAYPYVFAVGVSMFVAVGYAVRAVVYMLRIDAVGSLAESSPVQIAFLVVGIMALPGLTLAMILMIHDRMLAERETEVNTDYLTGVLSRKAWWLLAEKILAQAARNDRRLSLLMLDIDRFKHINDTYGHLLGDAVLQHFGALAVNVLPEEDIVGRIGGEEFVVLFPDTRIDAALFASETLLRMVRGSPCGHGSRSISYTFSGGLVEWDGEEDAQAMAQRADQALYAAKEGGRDRIVVRR, from the coding sequence ATGGTCGGAGTCACGACGCTGTTCATCGTCATGGGGTTGGCCAGCGTGCTCATGCTGGGCGTGCTGGGTTCGCTCGCGCGCAGCGGCATCCCCGGCGTCAACGCGTGTATCCAGGCGTCCTTCGCCACCGCGCTGGGGATATTGCTGATCTCCGCCCAGCCCATGCTGCCGCCCGTGATCGGCATCATCGTCGCCAATATGCTGATGGGCGTGGGCATGCTCCTGTACCTGGCGGCGGTCAGGCAGTTCTTCGGCCGGTCCGTGCCGGTGACGGCGTCGGTGGTGGCGCTGGTAGTGCAGTTCACCGGGCTGGTCCTGTTCTGGTACGTATGGCGCGATTTCACGGCCCGCGTCCTGCTCGTCTCCATCATGTACTCGGTGCTGGCCGCGGCGGTGGGCATCACGGTCCTGCGCAACACCCCTTATGGCCGGCCCGCCTATCCCTACGTGTTCGCGGTGGGCGTGTCGATGTTCGTGGCGGTGGGCTACGCGGTGCGGGCCGTGGTCTACATGCTCCGCATCGACGCCGTGGGCTCGCTGGCGGAGTCCTCGCCGGTGCAGATCGCCTTCCTGGTCGTGGGCATCATGGCCTTGCCGGGCCTGACGCTGGCGATGATCCTGATGATCCACGACCGCATGCTGGCCGAGCGCGAGACCGAGGTGAACACGGACTACCTGACCGGCGTGCTGTCGCGCAAGGCGTGGTGGCTGCTGGCGGAAAAAATCCTGGCCCAGGCCGCCCGCAACGACCGGCGGCTTTCCCTGTTGATGCTGGACATCGACCGCTTCAAGCACATCAACGATACCTACGGCCACCTGCTGGGCGACGCCGTGCTGCAGCACTTCGGCGCCCTGGCCGTCAACGTGCTGCCCGAGGAGGACATCGTCGGCCGCATCGGCGGCGAGGAATTCGTCGTGCTTTTCCCGGACACCCGCATCGACGCCGCCTTGTTCGCCAGCGAGACGCTGCTGCGGATGGTGCGCGGCTCCCCTTGCGGCCATGGCAGCCGTTCCATCAGCTACACCTTCAGCGGCGGCCTGGTGGAGTGGGACGGCGAGGAAGACGCGCAGGCGATGGCCCAGCGCGCCGACCAGGCCTTGTATGCCGCGAAAGAAGGGGGCCGCGACCGCATCGTCGTGCGGCGCTGA
- a CDS encoding RnfH family protein — protein sequence MANEPAPGVGGRQPAAPMLSILVCQAWPGRVWQARLTLPAGASVAQALAASGYDQAFPGQDPWAHGVGIYGHAVRAQDLLRDGDRIEIYRPLTFDPMESRRRRAAHRGRTMPVARPARTPKARR from the coding sequence ATGGCGAATGAACCGGCGCCGGGCGTCGGGGGGCGGCAACCCGCTGCCCCGATGCTTTCGATATTGGTTTGCCAGGCCTGGCCGGGGCGCGTCTGGCAGGCCAGGCTGACGCTGCCGGCCGGCGCCAGCGTGGCCCAGGCATTGGCCGCGAGCGGCTACGACCAGGCGTTTCCGGGACAGGATCCCTGGGCGCACGGCGTCGGCATCTACGGCCACGCGGTGCGGGCGCAGGACCTTCTGCGCGACGGCGACCGCATCGAGATCTATCGCCCGCTGACCTTCGATCCCATGGAGTCGCGCCGGCGCCGGGCCGCCCATCGCGGACGCACCATGCCGGTGGCGCGCCCGGCGCGCACGCCCAAGGCGCGGCGCTGA
- a CDS encoding enoyl-CoA hydratase/isomerase family protein — MSDSVLYEERATRNGMKIGVATLNAPQTLNGLSLDMARSLAHRLNEWAQDPEVVLVLLQGAGDKAFCAGGDLHGLYRSMRETAGQGAWANVYAREFFEVEYRLDYQIHTYPKPLLCWGHGYVMGGGIGLMMGASHRVVSEHSRLGMPEVSIGLFPDVGGSWLLNRMPGSTGLFLALTGAQLNTSDAFFAGLADFHVRHADWPALVESLLDQPWAGPRGGADTDAKDSFAPRSINDGLLRRALIAMEPSETLEPGPLRQHSFMINNLCSGTRLDEIHADIAALADHADPWLAKAARTMLAGSPGTVRLAFTLLQRLRQRSLADVFRAEYVAALAATAHGDFAEGIRALLIDKDKRPRWNPATLAEAGEVWVQKFFQEPWPSHLPHPLADLGA, encoded by the coding sequence ATGAGCGATTCCGTGTTGTACGAGGAACGCGCGACCCGCAACGGCATGAAGATAGGGGTGGCGACGCTGAACGCGCCGCAGACCCTGAACGGCCTGTCGCTGGACATGGCGCGCAGCCTGGCGCACCGTTTGAACGAATGGGCGCAGGACCCGGAGGTGGTCCTGGTGCTGTTGCAGGGCGCCGGCGACAAGGCCTTCTGCGCCGGCGGCGATTTGCATGGGCTGTACCGCAGCATGCGCGAGACGGCCGGCCAGGGCGCCTGGGCCAATGTCTATGCGCGGGAGTTCTTCGAAGTCGAATACCGCCTGGATTACCAGATCCACACCTACCCCAAGCCCCTCCTGTGCTGGGGCCACGGCTACGTGATGGGCGGCGGCATCGGCCTGATGATGGGGGCCAGCCATCGCGTGGTCAGCGAGCATTCGCGCCTGGGCATGCCGGAGGTGTCCATCGGCCTGTTCCCGGACGTCGGCGGCAGTTGGCTGCTCAACCGCATGCCCGGCAGCACCGGCCTGTTCCTGGCCCTCACCGGCGCCCAGTTGAATACGTCCGACGCCTTTTTCGCCGGGCTGGCGGACTTCCACGTGCGGCACGCGGATTGGCCGGCGCTGGTCGAATCGCTGCTGGACCAGCCCTGGGCCGGCCCGCGCGGGGGCGCCGATACGGACGCCAAGGATTCGTTCGCGCCGCGCTCCATCAACGACGGCCTGCTGCGCCGCGCGCTGATCGCCATGGAGCCCAGCGAAACGCTGGAGCCGGGCCCGCTGCGCCAGCATTCGTTCATGATCAACAACCTCTGCTCGGGCACGCGGCTGGATGAAATCCATGCCGACATCGCGGCCCTGGCGGACCATGCCGATCCCTGGCTGGCCAAGGCGGCCAGGACCATGCTGGCGGGGTCGCCGGGCACCGTGCGCCTGGCCTTCACCCTGTTGCAGCGCCTGCGCCAGCGCTCGCTGGCCGACGTGTTCCGCGCGGAGTACGTGGCGGCGCTGGCGGCCACGGCGCATGGCGACTTCGCCGAGGGAATACGCGCCCTGCTGATCGACAAGGACAAGCGTCCGCGCTGGAATCCGGCCACGCTGGCGGAAGCCGGCGAGGTGTGGGTGCAGAAGTTCTTCCAGGAGCCCTGGCCCTCGCACCTGCCGCACCCGCTGGCCGATCTCGGCGCCTGA